The following proteins come from a genomic window of Dermacentor albipictus isolate Rhodes 1998 colony chromosome 8, USDA_Dalb.pri_finalv2, whole genome shotgun sequence:
- the LOC135914292 gene encoding uncharacterized protein isoform X1 → METPGFTGLAEEPFAEMNHGQTTSYPSTYTAAELSEQYHESFWPIYQDIPTDDSMNQLLVGRAEEGFFAAEHDYMTPSRTTSWVGSYTKSDQNLFSTWKWLAMFLTCCVIGFATTLLFFTFIDTKDKETTTWLELESSTLVAPQAETKYPRVLTTSTLNVTDSAAAESLTSPRGILTTSTLNVPGSATADSLTSELSILTTFTLNVTDSAPADSLTSERVDIFHFEKSRRNNVDEGSHSY, encoded by the exons ATGGAGACGCCG GGCTTCACCGGACTCGCCGAAGAACCTTTCGCTGAAATGAACCACGGTCAGACCACTTCGTACCCGTCGACATACACAGCAG CCGAACTCAGCGAACAATACCATGAATCCTTCT GGCCAATCTATCAGGACATTCCAA CGGACGACAGCATGAACCAGCTCCTTGTCGGACGCGCCGAAGAAGGTTTCTTTGCAGCAGAGCACGACTATATGACTCCATCGCGTACGACATCCTGGGTAG GTTCCTACACCAAAAG TGATCAGAACCTGTTCAGCACGTGGAAGTGGCTCGCCATGTTCCTGACTTGCTGCGTCATTGGGTTCGCGACGACGCtgctgtttttcactttcatcg ATACGAAGGACAAGGAGACCACTACATGGCTCGAACTCGAGAGCTCAACCTTGGTCGCCCCGCAAGCTGAGACTAAATATCCAAGGGTCTTGACGACGTCGACACTAAATGTTACCGACTCTGCCGCAGCCGAGAGCTTAACTTCACCACGAGGGATCTTGACGACGTCTACACTAAATGTTCCAGGCTCTGCCACAGCCGACAGCTTAACTTCGGAACTAAGCATCTTGACGACGTTCACACTAAATGTTACAGACTCAGCCCCAGCCGACAGCTTAACTTCGGAACGTGTTGATATTTTTCATTTTGAAAAGTCTCGTCGCAACAATGTTGACGAGGGATCACATTCCTACTGA
- the LOC135914292 gene encoding uncharacterized protein isoform X3: METPGFTGLAEEPFAEMNHGQTTSYPSTYTAAELSEQYHESFWPIYQDIPTDDSMNQLLVGRAEEGFFAAEHDYMTPSRTTSWVGSYTKSDQNLFSTWKWLAMFLTCCVIGFATTLLFFTFIGKVGPEARRGYCTVKTWQRRAYPPIVTTHCKSARQDHREK, from the exons ATGGAGACGCCG GGCTTCACCGGACTCGCCGAAGAACCTTTCGCTGAAATGAACCACGGTCAGACCACTTCGTACCCGTCGACATACACAGCAG CCGAACTCAGCGAACAATACCATGAATCCTTCT GGCCAATCTATCAGGACATTCCAA CGGACGACAGCATGAACCAGCTCCTTGTCGGACGCGCCGAAGAAGGTTTCTTTGCAGCAGAGCACGACTATATGACTCCATCGCGTACGACATCCTGGGTAG GTTCCTACACCAAAAG TGATCAGAACCTGTTCAGCACGTGGAAGTGGCTCGCCATGTTCCTGACTTGCTGCGTCATTGGGTTCGCGACGACGCtgctgtttttcactttcatcg gtaaagtgggtcccgaagcaagacggggGTACTGCACTGTGAAAACCTGGCAGCGTCGCGCctatccgcctattgtgacgacgcattgcaagtcagcaaggcaagaccacagggagaagtaa
- the LOC135914292 gene encoding uncharacterized protein isoform X2, giving the protein METPGFTGLAEEPFAEMNHGQTTSYPSTYTAAELSEQYHESFSDDSMNQLLVGRAEEGFFAAEHDYMTPSRTTSWVGSYTKSDQNLFSTWKWLAMFLTCCVIGFATTLLFFTFIDTKDKETTTWLELESSTLVAPQAETKYPRVLTTSTLNVTDSAAAESLTSPRGILTTSTLNVPGSATADSLTSELSILTTFTLNVTDSAPADSLTSERVDIFHFEKSRRNNVDEGSHSY; this is encoded by the exons ATGGAGACGCCG GGCTTCACCGGACTCGCCGAAGAACCTTTCGCTGAAATGAACCACGGTCAGACCACTTCGTACCCGTCGACATACACAGCAG CCGAACTCAGCGAACAATACCATGAATCCTTCT CGGACGACAGCATGAACCAGCTCCTTGTCGGACGCGCCGAAGAAGGTTTCTTTGCAGCAGAGCACGACTATATGACTCCATCGCGTACGACATCCTGGGTAG GTTCCTACACCAAAAG TGATCAGAACCTGTTCAGCACGTGGAAGTGGCTCGCCATGTTCCTGACTTGCTGCGTCATTGGGTTCGCGACGACGCtgctgtttttcactttcatcg ATACGAAGGACAAGGAGACCACTACATGGCTCGAACTCGAGAGCTCAACCTTGGTCGCCCCGCAAGCTGAGACTAAATATCCAAGGGTCTTGACGACGTCGACACTAAATGTTACCGACTCTGCCGCAGCCGAGAGCTTAACTTCACCACGAGGGATCTTGACGACGTCTACACTAAATGTTCCAGGCTCTGCCACAGCCGACAGCTTAACTTCGGAACTAAGCATCTTGACGACGTTCACACTAAATGTTACAGACTCAGCCCCAGCCGACAGCTTAACTTCGGAACGTGTTGATATTTTTCATTTTGAAAAGTCTCGTCGCAACAATGTTGACGAGGGATCACATTCCTACTGA